The window GCCAGTAGTGCCTACACGGATGCATGTATGGACTCCCAATGTATTTAGTTCATGCAGGCAGATTTCAGAGCTGGGGCCGCCTATGCCAGTAGATGTACACCCCAGCTTCCTCCCTTTATATTGGCCAGTCACAGTTTTATACTCCCGGTATGACGCAACTTCCTCCACATTCTCCCAATTTTTTGCAATTTTCAACGTCCTTTCTGGCGCTCCCGGCAAAATAACATACGAAGGTACATCCCCCTTCTTTAGCTGCAGATGGTAGACCCCCTCATTTTCCGCCTTTGGAGCAGATGCCTTGTTTACATTTTCTTCCATATATATGTCCTCCTCTTTATTTTCCATGTCAATTTTTAGTTTTTATCCTAATACCAGTGCGCTTTACACTGTCCCTTATGCTTTCCTCTTAGGTTTTAGGCCCTGCTGTTTTAGTCTTCTAGTGATATAAAGAAAAGCTGCCTCAAGACTATCCCGTCCTTAAGACAGCTTTTATACATCTTACGGCTGGTTTTTTATCCTCTCCCAGTTTGGAACCTCTGTGTCAAAGGGCACTTCCAATGTACCGTCTGTAATCTGCTTTTCCAATTCCTGTGCTTCTGCAATTGCCTCTTTCATTACCTCCCCATATTCCTCATTGCTGTCTGCAAATCGGTTGAAAGAATCCCAATCCATAAAGTATCCTCCATTAGTAAGGTCACGGATGCCGTGTTCTCCCCCTACAAATTCATCGTTCATGATCATTTCTATTGCCTTATAGACGGTATCGCCAAATCCAATACCCTCAATTCCATAAAATCCCTCATAAGTATCATAGTAGTCTGTTATTTCCCCTGCACACAGGATACCTGCATCTTTACATGCTTCAACTACACCTGCGTTGGATGCTCCTGAGTCAGTCTGTACTACATCACATCCTTTGGAAATCATAGCACTTGTAACCTCTTTTGCCTTGGCAGGATCTTCGTAGCTGCCTACATAAGAGAACTCCACCTCCGCATCTGGATTTGCAGCTTTTACCCCCAGCATAAAACCATTTCCCTCGGCATTGGGAGTAGGCTCTTCTGCTCCTACTACGAACCCTACATGATTCGTCTTAGTCAGCTTTCCCGCAATATATCCGCCCAGATAAAAAGCGCCTTCCCCATGGAATTCTGTATCCCAGATATTCTCATATTTCTCATTTCCGTCATTAATAGTCTGGAAAATTGCCGCATATTTTGTGTCCGGATATTCTGCTGCTACCAGCTTAGTAGCATCTGTCATATAGGCATATGTAGTTACAATCAGATCGTATCCGGCCTTGGACATAGCACGGACGTCCTCCTCATATTTGGATGCCTCTGCAGATTCCAGCTTCTTTATCTCCACGCCAAAATCTTCCGCCGCCTGATCCGCCCCCTTGGCAAGGTCATCCATGGAAGCCTTGTCGCCAAATTTTTGATTGACAACCAGGGCGACTTTTAACTTCTCACTGCCCTCATCCCCGCCAGATTTTGCTTCTCCAGACTCTTCTTTCTTACCGCAGCCTGCCACCAGTCCCACCACCAGCATTCCTGCCAGCAATAACGAAAACAATCTTTTTTTCATCCTTCAACCTTCCTTTCTCACTTGTTTACCTTGTTTGCCTTAATCGGCTGCTCAGTTTTGAAACCCTCCCTCTATAGCATATATTCTCTAGTTTTCTTTACTTCTGCAGCCTTTCTGCTATCCTCTCTGATGCAATTTGTACTTGATCCGTCAATCCCTGTAAATCTATAGTCGTCAGCTGCCTGTCCCGGACAATATGTTTCCCATCCACAAATACATCTGTCACATCCTGGCCTGTGGCATTATATATCAGGCTTGAAGTTACATTCTCACAGGCCCCAACCCTAAGAGGCCTCATATGGGGAGTGCGGGTTTCAATCAGGATAAAATCTGCCTTCTTCCCTGTCTCGATGGTTCCGTAATCCTTCTCTAACCCAAAACACTTTGCGCCATTTATAGTAGCCATATCCAGAATATCTGTCTTTTTCAGGCTTCTGATCCCAGTATTTACCGTATGGAGCAGGGACATTCCTTTCATTTCTCTGAAAATATCATTAGAATTATTCCACATGGCCCCATCCGTTCCCAGGCAGACTGTCACTCCTTTCCGCACCATCTCCGGGATAGGGGCAATGCCATCCTGTATTTTCATCTCACACAGCGGGGTATTGACTACCTTTGTACCTGATTTAGCCAGCTTATCTATCTCTTCTCCCGATGCGTACACTACATGGGAACCAATTACCCCTGCTCCTAAAAAGCCGTGGGAGTACATATACTCTATAGATGTAACCCCGTATTTTTTCAGGACCAGTTCCTGCCTCCATGTGTTTTCTGCCAGATGGCAGGTAAGTTTTAACCCTCTGTCCTCTGCTATTTTGTGTATTCTCTCCATCCTGTCTGTATCATAGTCTTCCTCTGAGACACTTCCCAGCACAGGAATAATTTCTTCCTGCCTGCATGTATCCACATAACTGTCCAGATACACAGAAGGGATAAACTCATCCGGCTTCCCAAAATCCTGCCTGATATCCTCTGCCAACGCCCCTCTGATGCCAGTCTCTTTCATGGCCCGCACAGACATATTCCCCATGCCCCAGTACATATTCTCCATGATGAAGGTAGTTCCCGAAAGCAATGCTTCACAATATGTCAGCTGCCGGGAAGCATACCGGTCTTCATCACTGACCAATGTCCAAAACCATCCTGTATCGGCAAATTCCAGATTCTGTTCCCACAACGTCAAGTCGTCTCCCAGTCCTCTGGCCAATGTCATGTCGCCGTGGCAATGTCCATTCACAAGTCCGGGCATCAAAATTTTCCCTCTGCCATCAACCCAGTCCCTACATTCTGACTGTCCCATCTCCCCTTTACAAATTGCTGTTATACGTCCTCCTGTGATCCCCACAGAACCGATAAAGGGGCGGTATCCGTTATGGCCAGATACAATAATAGCACCGCTGATTCCGGCCTCGTATTTCATGATCCTCACCTGCCATTTCCCCGTGGGGCAGAGTCCCCGCTCCACTGTCTATATATAATAAAAGCACATACTTCTCTTACAGGCTCATCCGGTAGATAGCTTCCACATCATCTGCATCTAAGATTTTTAATCCGCCAATTTTTCCGAACCTGCAAGCATTCTTTGCC of the Luxibacter massiliensis genome contains:
- a CDS encoding amidohydrolase family protein, whose amino-acid sequence is MKYEAGISGAIIVSGHNGYRPFIGSVGITGGRITAICKGEMGQSECRDWVDGRGKILMPGLVNGHCHGDMTLARGLGDDLTLWEQNLEFADTGWFWTLVSDEDRYASRQLTYCEALLSGTTFIMENMYWGMGNMSVRAMKETGIRGALAEDIRQDFGKPDEFIPSVYLDSYVDTCRQEEIIPVLGSVSEEDYDTDRMERIHKIAEDRGLKLTCHLAENTWRQELVLKKYGVTSIEYMYSHGFLGAGVIGSHVVYASGEEIDKLAKSGTKVVNTPLCEMKIQDGIAPIPEMVRKGVTVCLGTDGAMWNNSNDIFREMKGMSLLHTVNTGIRSLKKTDILDMATINGAKCFGLEKDYGTIETGKKADFILIETRTPHMRPLRVGACENVTSSLIYNATGQDVTDVFVDGKHIVRDRQLTTIDLQGLTDQVQIASERIAERLQK
- a CDS encoding BMP family ABC transporter substrate-binding protein, producing MKKRLFSLLLAGMLVVGLVAGCGKKEESGEAKSGGDEGSEKLKVALVVNQKFGDKASMDDLAKGADQAAEDFGVEIKKLESAEASKYEEDVRAMSKAGYDLIVTTYAYMTDATKLVAAEYPDTKYAAIFQTINDGNEKYENIWDTEFHGEGAFYLGGYIAGKLTKTNHVGFVVGAEEPTPNAEGNGFMLGVKAANPDAEVEFSYVGSYEDPAKAKEVTSAMISKGCDVVQTDSGASNAGVVEACKDAGILCAGEITDYYDTYEGFYGIEGIGFGDTVYKAIEMIMNDEFVGGEHGIRDLTNGGYFMDWDSFNRFADSNEEYGEVMKEAIAEAQELEKQITDGTLEVPFDTEVPNWERIKNQP